CTCGGCACAGTGGCCGTGCAGACACTTGAAGCCGCCGATGGGCCAGTTGTCGTCGGGCTCGAAATAGGCCGTGCCGCCATCCGCCGCGCCGGTGTGCGCCTCGACCCAGGGACAGGTGATATCGTACTTGCCGTCGCCCAGCGGAACTTTATACAAGCCCCGCTCACGCAGGACGACCAGAACGGCGTTTTCTTCCGGGCGCGGAATCCACACCGCCTCGCCGTCGTCCGGCCGCGCCTGCGGTGCGCGTGTTGCCTGACGCGTGGGGCGTTCGGTCCGCATCGATTCAAGTTGCAGGCCAGTGACCAGTTCCTCGACCGAATAGCGCAGATCGGGCGCCCATGTCAGCAGCCGACAGGGGAAGGGTGGCGCATGTTTGCCATTGACCGCCATCGGCAACCGCGCCAGCCGTGCGCGTGGGCCATTGGCGCCGGGGTCGCACAAACCGGCGGCGACGATTGCATTCATCAAACGGTCGGCGAGCAGCCCGTCGGCCAAGGGTTCGCGCAGCAGGTAGCCGGCCTGATGGTTGCCGGGCGAGGTTTCCAGCATCCAGGTCGGCGGCAGTGTCACGCGCTCCAGTGGCACCTTGCCGCCCACGTCGTCGAGCATCACCGCATGCAGCGCGACGAACTGCGCTTTGCGCCGCCGGTACGCGCCGGTCTCATTCGGGCGGAAGGTGCCCAACGAAAAGTAGTTGTTGGCAGCGGACGGCAGGGCGATCTCGCCGTCCGTCCAGCGCCGGCTCTTCCAGGCGGACGCTGGCATGCTCGCCGGGTTGCCGACGAAACTGCTCACCACCGGCGCCACGTCTGGAGCTAGGCAGGCGAACAGTGTGTGCAGGAACGCATCGTTGCTCACAACGGGGGCTTCAGCGGTTTCGCCGGTTTTATCGGTTTCCACGAGAGCGAGCGAATAATCTGTCGCGGGGGCGTTCATCATTGCCCCGTCAGATTGCCGTCTTGCGCGCCGCTTCGAGCTTCACCACCAGCGCGCGGATATCGTCGTCAGTCTTCCCGGCAATGCGGGCCGCATTCAGCGCCTCGACCTCGTTGTCAGGTGTGCCAGTCGCCCGCAATCCGATCAATACCGGTTTGACGAAGAGCCCGGCCTTGATGTCCGCGTAATGTGAACTTCGCGACCTGCCGCGACGTTTCAGTACCGCGGGGAGTCGAAGGAGGGTTATTTGCCCTGTGGGGAAGTTTGCCGCTTGGCGGTCTTTGGGGGGGTTGGAGGTGAACATGTCTGTCCTTTGTAGGGTCTTGCGGCACGTTGCCGCACAACCCTACGCATGACATGTCATGCCGCTGCTCACCAACCCAGACTGGGTCAGGAAATCACCCGAAAAGAGTTGTCATGACAAATGCCGACTTGTCACGCGGCCTCGTTGGGGTCGTTGTTCTTCAGCCATTCGTCGGCATCGTCGTTTCCGCAATCGACCGAACGGTCTGCTTCGTAGGTGTCAGCAAACCGGTCACCCCGATCATTCAATTGCTCATATGAATCCGTGCGGCGTTCTGCCTCGCGCTTCGCTCTCTCGTCAGCGGCCCCGCGCTTGTCCGTAATCTTGAATCGGGGCACCCACCCGACCCCCTTTCGGTAGGGCTCGAACGGATCGGTACGGGTGCCCAGATGGGCTCGAAACACGTCACGCAGCCGTTTCATCTTTGCCGCGTTTGCCCCGCTGTGTGGCAGCCTCATCTTGTTTGCCATCCCCAATAAAAGCGCGCCCTGGCTGTTTACGCTACCCCGACGCCTATCCACCAGTTCCAGCACGCCTAACGCAACTCGCCGTGTCTCATGGCGTGCACGAATTTCCACCATATTGTTTGCAGCCAATCCAGTCTCTGATTTATCCCCGACGAAAGCGATACTCAGTTCGCTGGCATCAAGCTTCTCCATGGTGAGGAAGATATTGCACGGGCTTCCTGAAACAGCAAGGACGGGGTGCTCATCAGCTTCGGTATCCGTCGTCGGCATATCGGCGGACTTGCCTCTATCTTCATCAACACCAAAATCTTCCGCCTCGATCGCCTCCACATAAGCGGTTTCGAATAGAGCGAGTTCGAGAGGCGGGCAAGAAGTGTCTTCTGGATTTGACCCTCTCGTAAGGCCAGTGATCGGGTGCATGTCCATCAATCGCGATTCTTCAATCTTTGCACGGATGAACGCCTTCGCCTGAATGCCCGGTTGCTTGCTCCAGCGCTCGATCAGCGCCTTGCCGGTGATGTAGCGGTCGGCTGGCTCGAAGGCTGAAATATCATCCTCCCTGAACCGGCACGCCATCAGGGGCGACAGGTAGTCGAAGTCGTTTCCGCTGCCGGGATCGAAGTAAAATTTCCGCGGAGGGTCGAGTTCATTTGCATTCCTGAACGCCGCGAGGCCACCATCATCTTGTCCAATGAATACCCAGGCGGCCAGTTCTTCTGGCGTCGCACCCAGCCGCTTGGTCAACAGTTTCATCGCTTTGGGGTAGGCAATATAGCGCACGGGCGAGGCCGGCGGGGTGGAGGGTGCTTCATCCGCGTCAGCAAAGCGCGCGCGCACCGGGTAATAATCGCCCCCCGTCTGCCGCTCCTGCGACGCCATGCGCGCAAGTTCCTGCCGAAGTTCCTTCAATCGTGCTTCCTTCAGTGCCAGATCACTGGCTGTTGGTGCTGGCGCGACCTCCCACTCCGCAATCTGCTGCTTGATGGCATCCATTTTTTGGCAGAAATCCCACCAGAGCCGGCGATCAGCCAGAGTGACAGGGTCGCTCTGGTAGTCCGTCTGGATGGCGACCGCGCGCCGCTGCGCCGGTGCCAGCGCGTCCCAGGGTGGCAGAAATTCGCTCTCCACGCGGCGGCGGAGTTTATCCGGGAGTGCATCAAGCGCTTGGTCAAACCACGCTTCCAGCGCGAGTGTCAGGCTCTCGAATTCCTCGCTGGCAATTGCCGTTCTTGACGATGCGGCCTGAGCGTTGGCATGCCTGACCTCGCGTGCCAGATCGTTCGGGAATGCGATTTTGTCCTGTGTCAGGGCGATGTACTGTGAAAGCCAATCCAGAAAGGCCGTGGCCTCCACGTAGCGATACCCGTCACGCTCAAACGTCATTGGACGCTCGATATTCAACCGGGCATCACTGAAAGCGCCGATCAATGTCCGCTCGTTCGCCAAAGCGCGCTGGCTGGGCGCCCGTAGTTCGGGCTCCAATGCGTGGTGATCATCCGAAACCGGGAGGAAACCGGCGCCCAAGCGAATGGCATCGCTGTGCAGCCACCAGAGGCACCCGTCACCGGTGACATGAAGATATGGCTCAAATTTGGTCATCGGCATGCCCGGTCATTTCCGCTTGCGGCATTGCGATTCGGATTTGGCGGGAAGACGTCTTTGGTTGAGTGTTGGCGAGCCATGTGTATTCCTTTCAAGTCTGGTGCTCAACAATCAAAATGAGATTCTGGATTATGCAGGACGTTACGGTACACTTCAGCACTGAATAGCACGGGGCCGGCTGGCGATTCTGGTAGCAAGGTGACCCCCTAAACGACGAAGATCACGAGAAAGCAGTTGATGGCCCGCTCCACCGTCCACTACGCGGACAAGGAAACCAACAACATCCTCAAGAAGCTGCATAACAAGCTGCGGCCAGCCGGCACGCCGGTGCAACGGGTCGAATACATCATCGAACTGCTGTTGCTGCGCATCTTCGAAGTCAAGCTGGTGCAAGACCCCGAGTTCACGCAGTTGCGCGGCGCGTTCGCCGGCGACAACGAGACACTGCTGTTTTCATCATTGTTGAGCCTGCCCAACGACCAGATTTTGGCCGCGCTCAATACGCGTTTTTTTCCTTTCTATGCCCGCATCCTGAGCGAAGCGCGCAAGGTCTGGCAGGGCAATCTCTCGACCAAGGTGCAGGATCAACTGATTCTGATCGAGGAGGTTTTCGGCAACTCGAATTTCACCAACAATGTCACCAGCGGCAACATGGCCGAGATCATCGGGCTGGTGGCCGAACTCGACAGCGAACGGTTGCTCAAGACCGATCTGCTGGGCGATGCCATCGAATCGGCGCTCTCGGAAACCGGTGGCACCAAGGACATCGGCCTGCATCGCACCCCCGACCACATTCGGCAATTCATGGTCGGCTTGGCGGCACCGACCTTCAAATCCCGACTTTTTGACCCGGCGGTGGGCACCGGCGGCTTCATGTTCGACAGATTCGAATATGTGCTCGAAGGCATCTACCGCGAAGGCCACTGGCCCGGCGCCAAGGCGCACCCGGAACTGATTGCATGGTTCAAGGAGTGGTTCGACCGGCATCCGACGGCGCTTCCGCCCCATGAGGTAACCACCGACTTTTACCGTAGCGGCGTCGGGGGCATCGAATATCTGGGCATGGTGCGCAAGATGGCGGCCATCAATTTCTATGTGCGCGGCCTCAACCCGGGCAACATCCAGCAAGGCGACGCGCTGGAAAAGTTCGGCACCGACATCCTGCCGTGTAGCAAGTCCATCGTCATGGCCAATCCACCCTTCGGCGCGCAGCGCGACAAGGAGTCCTACCCCAACGTCTGGAGCGAATACTCGACCGAGTCCGAGACCACCATCCTCTTCGTCAAGCTGATGC
This window of the Candidatus Dechloromonas phosphoritropha genome carries:
- a CDS encoding transcriptional regulator, translating into MFTSNPPKDRQAANFPTGQITLLRLPAVLKRRGRSRSSHYADIKAGLFVKPVLIGLRATGTPDNEVEALNAARIAGKTDDDIRALVVKLEAARKTAI